Proteins from one Tenrec ecaudatus isolate mTenEca1 chromosome 8, mTenEca1.hap1, whole genome shotgun sequence genomic window:
- the SMIM18 gene encoding small integral membrane protein 18 → MATLSSSYWNETTTSVYQYLSFQVQKIYPFHDNWNTACFVILLLFIFTVVSLVVLAFLYEVLDCCCCVKNKTAKDLKSEPNPLRSVMANLRKRETEVV, encoded by the coding sequence ATGGCCACCTTGAGCTCCAGCTACTGGAATGAAACCACTACATCTGTTTATCAGTACCTCAGTTTTCAAGTTCAAAAAATTTACCCCTTCCATGACAACTGGAACACCGCCTGCTTTGTCATTCTACTTTTATTCATATTTACGGTGGTGTCTTTAGTGGTGTTGGCCTTCCTCTATGAAGTActtgactgctgctgctgtgTGAAAAACAAAACCGCCAAAGACTTGAAAAGTGAACCTAACCCTCTCCGAAGCGTGATGGCCAACCTGAGAAAGCGCGAAACTGAAGTGGTCTAG